One window of the Capnocytophaga haemolytica genome contains the following:
- a CDS encoding IS1595-like element ISCaha1 family transposase encodes MELFKGQSLLEFTERFKTDLDCEEYLASIKWEKGYCCRKCGHTKYQVRKDFSRTCNICSDTESPTAGTLFHKLKFGLLKPFYICFEMSTTTKSLSASQVARRYDISRQTAHYFMHKVREAMKSSESQKMDGKVQVDEFTIGGKEEGKQGRSYDTKKKKVLCAIQLSNQGKVKRFYAFKIPDYSSKSLRTIFDKHIDKTAYITTNEWKGYRPIKDYNITQKPSNDGKNFPTLHKVIHQVKSWIRGIYSWVSEFNIDRYLAEYSFRINRSQSKETIFNSLIKRMLERKPIFQPLLICH; translated from the coding sequence ATGGAATTATTCAAAGGACAAAGCCTCTTAGAGTTTACTGAACGCTTTAAAACAGACTTAGATTGCGAAGAATACTTAGCTTCCATAAAATGGGAAAAAGGGTATTGTTGCCGTAAATGTGGACATACAAAATACCAAGTTCGCAAAGATTTTTCACGCACTTGCAATATCTGTTCAGATACAGAAAGTCCTACAGCTGGAACTTTGTTTCACAAGCTAAAATTTGGACTTCTCAAACCATTTTATATATGTTTTGAGATGTCAACAACTACAAAAAGTCTATCAGCATCACAAGTTGCTCGCCGTTATGATATTAGTCGACAAACAGCACATTATTTTATGCACAAGGTTCGTGAAGCTATGAAATCCAGTGAGTCACAAAAAATGGATGGCAAAGTGCAAGTCGATGAATTTACCATAGGAGGAAAAGAAGAAGGAAAACAAGGTAGAAGTTATGACACAAAGAAAAAGAAAGTTCTTTGTGCGATACAACTTAGTAACCAAGGTAAAGTTAAACGTTTTTATGCATTTAAAATTCCTGACTATTCCTCAAAATCATTACGAACAATATTTGATAAACACATTGATAAGACAGCTTATATAACGACTAATGAATGGAAAGGCTATAGACCTATAAAGGACTATAATATAACTCAAAAACCGAGTAATGACGGAAAGAATTTTCCTACATTACACAAAGTAATACACCAAGTAAAATCTTGGATAAGAGGTATATATTCTTGGGTTTCAGAGTTTAATATAGACCGCTATTTAGCTGAGTATAGTTTTAGAATCAATCGCTCACAAAGCAAAGAGACTATCTTTAACAGTTTAATAAAAAGAATGCTTGAAAGAAAACCTATTTTCCAACCTCTGTTAATATGCCATTAA
- a CDS encoding SusC/RagA family TonB-linked outer membrane protein — MRTIVSICILLFSLPMLGQKVSITGVVTDENHQPLPGASVTIAHSHTGTATDLDGKFALSVLPTDKIVVSFVGYHSATLSVGKTRKFSISLQPEATQMDEVVVVGYGTQRKSDISTAVSSVNMSDIAQASSSQVLQALQGKVSGVQILSNDGSASSGLTFRIRGVNSITGGTQPLFVIDGVPMPTQRVIKESDKRNEENKYESPVNPLLGLNPNDIESMEILKDAAAAAIYGSNGSNGVVLITTKKGKALSKPKFNLSYASSLDMMPEVPLKVLSPEVYAYKMRMYGTYNNANVAKFWDDVIANKGWNDPSVHNWLKEVTQPGRKNEVSGSITGGTADTRYMLSVGYLNQEGLIKRSAFNRFTTRLNLSQKISDKLSGGINLSYSISKDKNPITDWSQQGVVLNALQKSPFLYYKGFAGLMNYPNINTMSPLVAVNQVDINTGYNELNANVYLSYQLLKDLAFNTSASYRKHTIGQDRFSGPDTWFGQSEKGRMVLSTRNENSWVYEARLQYSKSIQKHYFSLMGAFEVSKYATDYVLNKSTNFEDTKLGIWGINQGLITYAPLYTYDGNQLVSYISRATYSYNNRYVMNASLRADGSSKFGKNNRYGYFPAVSLAWNASEENFIKKIDAISNLKVRTSFGMTGNNQIPSYQSLAQIAKNKAVLNGNKIEIGRYPDNIANDDLKWESQKQYNIGFDIAFLKNRYALSAEIYYKRIDDMLLEVQIPSTSGFTKAWKNAGQMENKGLEVSLNAQWLREGAFRWTTDFNISMYRNKILALDEGQYQHFYDRGIAYDKIQNDVLLRVGMPVGIYYGYISDGTFHNENEMLNSPPGPNKVLGGLKVVDTNHDGVIDSNDRVPIANVNPLHTGGIGNTFSYKGIELYTFLRWSYGNDVINANAYFLGNTRSADNITENIFNNVWSPDDPSRNYPLYGGGSWSETAFRSDLVEDGSFLRLQTVSLSYSLPQDIVERYRMQKIKLGVTGTNLAIWTRYSGFDPEANTDTGTGTASRIAPGLDMSPYPRPTSLLFSVEVGF, encoded by the coding sequence ATGAGAACTATCGTAAGTATTTGTATTTTGCTCTTCAGCTTACCTATGCTGGGGCAAAAAGTAAGCATTACAGGGGTGGTAACTGATGAGAACCATCAGCCACTGCCTGGTGCCAGCGTAACCATTGCGCATTCCCATACGGGTACAGCAACCGACCTCGATGGGAAGTTTGCGCTCAGTGTGCTTCCTACGGATAAGATTGTGGTGAGCTTCGTAGGCTATCACTCCGCGACTTTATCCGTAGGCAAAACGCGTAAGTTTAGTATCAGTCTGCAACCCGAAGCCACCCAGATGGACGAGGTGGTGGTCGTAGGCTATGGTACGCAACGTAAGAGCGACATCTCCACGGCGGTGTCGTCCGTGAATATGTCGGACATCGCACAGGCGAGTTCCTCACAGGTATTGCAGGCTTTGCAAGGCAAGGTCAGTGGGGTGCAGATCCTCTCTAATGACGGCTCGGCGAGTAGTGGACTTACCTTCCGCATTCGTGGGGTAAACTCTATCACAGGGGGTACACAGCCGCTTTTCGTTATCGATGGCGTGCCAATGCCTACCCAGCGCGTAATTAAGGAGAGCGATAAGAGAAATGAGGAGAACAAATATGAGAGCCCAGTGAACCCACTATTGGGCTTAAACCCTAATGATATTGAGTCGATGGAGATTCTTAAAGATGCCGCAGCAGCAGCTATCTACGGGTCTAACGGCTCTAATGGGGTGGTGCTCATCACTACTAAGAAAGGGAAAGCCCTCAGCAAACCCAAGTTCAACCTCAGCTATGCCAGCTCGTTGGATATGATGCCTGAGGTACCGCTAAAAGTGCTTTCGCCAGAGGTTTATGCCTATAAGATGCGTATGTATGGCACTTATAATAATGCTAACGTAGCGAAGTTTTGGGACGATGTGATTGCCAATAAAGGTTGGAACGACCCTTCTGTGCACAATTGGTTGAAAGAAGTAACCCAGCCAGGTCGCAAGAATGAGGTGTCGGGTAGCATCACGGGAGGTACTGCCGATACGCGCTATATGCTCTCTGTGGGCTATCTCAATCAAGAGGGCTTAATTAAGCGGTCTGCATTTAACCGCTTTACCACCCGTCTGAATCTCAGTCAGAAAATCAGTGATAAGCTCAGCGGTGGGATAAACCTTTCTTACTCAATTTCCAAAGACAAGAATCCTATTACTGATTGGTCGCAACAAGGGGTAGTGCTCAACGCTTTGCAGAAGTCGCCATTTCTTTATTACAAAGGCTTTGCAGGCTTGATGAATTATCCGAATATAAACACTATGAGCCCTTTGGTAGCGGTCAATCAAGTGGATATCAACACGGGCTACAACGAGCTCAACGCTAATGTATACCTCAGCTATCAATTGCTTAAAGACTTAGCGTTTAATACAAGTGCCTCTTACCGCAAACACACCATAGGACAGGATCGTTTTTCGGGACCTGACACTTGGTTTGGTCAGTCGGAAAAAGGGCGTATGGTGCTCAGTACCCGCAATGAGAACAGCTGGGTGTATGAGGCGCGCTTGCAGTATTCAAAGAGCATCCAAAAGCATTATTTTTCACTGATGGGAGCTTTTGAAGTGAGCAAGTACGCTACAGATTACGTACTCAATAAGTCCACTAACTTTGAAGATACAAAATTAGGTATATGGGGTATCAATCAAGGATTGATCACCTATGCACCTCTCTACACTTACGATGGCAATCAGTTGGTATCGTACATCAGCAGAGCCACTTACAGCTATAATAATAGATATGTAATGAACGCTTCTCTACGTGCTGATGGTTCTTCGAAGTTCGGGAAGAACAATCGCTATGGCTATTTTCCTGCGGTGAGTTTGGCTTGGAATGCCTCAGAAGAGAATTTTATCAAGAAGATAGATGCCATCTCTAACCTCAAAGTACGCACCAGCTTTGGGATGACAGGTAATAACCAGATACCTTCCTACCAATCGTTAGCACAAATAGCAAAGAACAAGGCTGTACTTAATGGCAATAAGATAGAAATAGGACGCTACCCCGATAATATTGCCAATGACGACCTCAAGTGGGAGAGCCAAAAGCAGTATAATATCGGCTTTGATATAGCTTTCTTAAAGAACCGCTACGCCCTCAGTGCTGAGATTTATTACAAGCGTATTGACGATATGCTCTTGGAAGTACAGATTCCTTCCACCTCAGGATTTACCAAAGCTTGGAAGAATGCAGGGCAAATGGAAAATAAGGGCTTGGAGGTAAGTCTCAATGCCCAGTGGCTTAGAGAGGGAGCTTTCAGGTGGACTACCGACTTTAATATATCAATGTATAGAAACAAGATATTAGCTTTAGATGAAGGACAATATCAGCATTTCTATGATCGTGGTATTGCTTATGATAAGATCCAAAATGATGTGCTCCTTCGTGTAGGAATGCCTGTAGGTATCTATTATGGCTATATAAGTGATGGCACTTTCCATAATGAAAATGAAATGCTTAACAGCCCTCCTGGACCTAACAAAGTATTAGGAGGTTTGAAGGTGGTAGACACGAACCACGATGGGGTGATCGACAGCAACGACCGCGTACCTATTGCCAATGTAAACCCACTACACACAGGGGGTATTGGCAACACCTTCTCTTACAAAGGTATTGAGCTATACACTTTCCTACGCTGGTCTTATGGTAATGATGTGATTAATGCAAATGCTTATTTCTTAGGAAATACAAGGAGCGCAGATAATATCACTGAAAATATCTTCAACAATGTATGGTCGCCTGATGATCCATCGCGCAACTATCCACTATACGGTGGAGGTTCGTGGTCTGAGACAGCTTTTAGGAGCGACCTTGTAGAAGATGGCTCTTTCTTGCGCCTGCAAACCGTTTCACTCAGCTACAGCTTGCCTCAGGATATTGTAGAGCGCTATCGTATGCAGAAAATCAAGTTAGGCGTTACAGGCACTAACTTAGCGATATGGACACGTTATTCAGGCTTTGACCCTGAAGCCAATACAGATACAGGCACTGGTACTGCATCTCGCATAGCACCAGGTTTGGATATGAGCCCTTATCCGCGGCCTACCTCCCTGTTATTCTCAGTTGAAGTTGGTTTTTAA
- a CDS encoding RagB/SusD family nutrient uptake outer membrane protein, protein MKRYISILSISLGLCLIGCAKFLDEEPKDKESIQNFYQNELDARQALNGAYRNMTDIYVTGHNIKQIPTDLTKRADWDEGSGLSNFTYSSDNTYITKMWQRHYASIKDCNSIIDNVTKNKGKINNWEFYVTQARGMRAFLYFDLVRWYGDVPLVVKEIKSLGDLDMPRTPQKEVFEQIIADFTYCLEHTMEKGDTANGYQYGRLTKDACRGFLAKVHLWLASVAVRDGKEVLGSATDNYTKAMNYAKEVIKGGRYRLVEYYPDVFDAKTKLDKAPEEVLWCVQGYTGDGTGTLVGMNFGIRGNENKGGSWDGISSSDYHRMIYEQSDSIRRLWNCPRVQLQDDGHLWGWDYKIYWDTRTDQKLSQATENDNWVMWSIGKFRRYPLADPATYNYNNFGMDEPLLRYADVLLIYAEAYNEVNHSPGAYTSSAGLDFSGTGVASAYDAVNLVRKRARIANKAGGGIIHRDIVPRDLNKSLVNEVDKVVPDWKPGSYGYIYDGTTKVWDHNHYSDDYTAFHNEILNERARELVGETTDRWCDLVRRGIFVQAMQAWRQRNPFISTTERRTPAPAAPENIRKFHQLLPIPQSEIDSNKKLTQNPGY, encoded by the coding sequence ATGAAAAGATATATATCAATACTCAGTATAAGTTTAGGGCTTTGCCTTATAGGTTGTGCCAAGTTTTTAGATGAAGAGCCTAAGGATAAAGAGAGCATTCAAAACTTTTATCAGAACGAATTAGATGCTCGCCAAGCACTCAACGGTGCTTATCGAAATATGACAGACATTTATGTAACAGGTCATAATATCAAGCAAATACCCACTGACCTAACAAAGAGAGCTGACTGGGATGAAGGCAGTGGTTTGAGTAACTTTACTTATAGCTCTGATAATACCTATATTACTAAAATGTGGCAACGACATTACGCTTCTATCAAGGACTGTAATTCAATTATTGACAACGTTACAAAAAATAAAGGCAAGATAAATAATTGGGAGTTCTATGTAACACAAGCACGTGGTATGCGAGCTTTCCTTTACTTTGATTTAGTACGTTGGTATGGCGATGTGCCTCTAGTTGTCAAAGAAATAAAAAGCTTGGGAGATCTTGATATGCCACGCACACCTCAGAAAGAAGTATTTGAGCAAATCATTGCCGACTTCACTTATTGCTTAGAGCACACAATGGAGAAAGGCGATACCGCTAATGGCTACCAATACGGCCGCCTTACCAAAGATGCCTGCCGTGGTTTCTTAGCTAAGGTGCACCTGTGGCTAGCAAGCGTCGCTGTGCGCGATGGTAAAGAAGTGCTCGGCAGTGCTACTGATAACTACACCAAAGCGATGAACTACGCTAAAGAAGTTATAAAAGGTGGTCGATATCGTTTGGTAGAGTACTACCCCGATGTGTTCGATGCTAAAACCAAACTCGACAAAGCTCCAGAGGAAGTGCTTTGGTGCGTGCAGGGTTATACAGGTGATGGCACAGGTACCCTTGTAGGGATGAATTTTGGTATCCGTGGGAATGAGAATAAAGGCGGCTCTTGGGACGGTATATCAAGTTCTGACTATCACCGTATGATCTATGAGCAGAGCGACTCTATCCGTCGCCTATGGAACTGTCCCCGTGTACAACTACAAGACGACGGTCATCTTTGGGGCTGGGACTATAAGATCTATTGGGATACCCGTACTGACCAAAAACTCAGCCAAGCCACTGAAAACGACAACTGGGTGATGTGGAGCATCGGCAAGTTCCGCCGCTACCCATTGGCTGATCCTGCTACGTATAACTACAATAACTTTGGTATGGACGAGCCTCTTTTGCGCTATGCCGATGTATTGCTCATCTACGCCGAAGCCTATAACGAGGTAAACCACTCACCAGGGGCTTACACCTCATCAGCTGGCTTAGACTTCTCAGGCACAGGGGTAGCTTCCGCTTACGATGCCGTGAACTTAGTACGCAAGCGTGCACGCATTGCCAATAAAGCGGGAGGAGGCATTATCCACCGCGATATAGTGCCTCGCGACCTCAATAAGAGCCTTGTAAATGAAGTAGATAAAGTAGTCCCTGACTGGAAACCAGGCTCCTATGGCTATATCTACGATGGCACCACCAAGGTATGGGATCACAACCATTACAGCGATGATTACACTGCCTTCCACAACGAGATCCTCAATGAGCGTGCCCGTGAGTTAGTAGGCGAAACCACCGATCGCTGGTGCGACCTCGTGCGTCGTGGTATTTTCGTGCAAGCTATGCAGGCTTGGCGTCAGCGGAATCCTTTTATCAGTACTACTGAGCGACGCACACCCGCCCCAGCAGCACCTGAAAATATACGCAAATTCCACCAGCTACTGCCTATACCACAGAGTGAAATAGACTCCAACAAGAAACTCACTCAAAACCCCGGTTACTAA
- a CDS encoding DUF5017 domain-containing protein, whose product MKTHFILIASLAALSLASCSKDQPDEVSLSAEVDKASVKVGEPVTFTIRHNVNSLAIYTGDEGHNYQNSIDNLLKDKSKEELQEKMLRLTNPNIKPYAIDFKSTDVGATTLADGAFEVRNANDGNNLVGKEAEVVDDGGIKAVKINATHPNWWYQALRLNINSEVGDSKTLTLRMKFATTTLKSANDQSEHPEVTTIPVVIRLGGVPEGETATLHADDTVWDIFITPQTAYTDYSFDIARVIAAWEKGTGKTMKVLSYIQILFTTQGGAAVGYLGDYYVQSAKFGEIGYLPFDTAKSFTITDNTGVTKYTYTYDKEGTYEAVVVGSSSGFKHYSGSGYKKDIDKISGDEYHYNTQYRTIKITVSK is encoded by the coding sequence ATGAAAACACATTTTATACTCATAGCAAGCCTCGCTGCCCTTAGTCTTGCATCTTGCTCTAAGGACCAACCCGATGAGGTCAGCCTCAGCGCAGAGGTCGATAAAGCCTCTGTAAAGGTAGGCGAACCTGTTACCTTCACCATTCGCCACAACGTCAATTCGCTGGCAATATACACAGGCGATGAAGGGCATAACTACCAGAATAGCATTGACAACCTGCTCAAGGATAAGAGCAAAGAAGAGCTACAAGAGAAGATGCTCCGCCTTACCAACCCCAATATTAAGCCCTATGCCATTGATTTCAAGAGTACAGACGTGGGGGCTACTACCTTAGCCGATGGTGCTTTTGAGGTGCGCAATGCTAATGATGGTAACAACCTCGTGGGCAAAGAAGCAGAGGTGGTAGACGATGGCGGTATAAAAGCCGTAAAGATCAACGCTACACACCCCAATTGGTGGTATCAGGCACTGCGGCTTAATATCAACTCCGAGGTTGGCGATAGCAAGACCCTCACCCTGCGAATGAAGTTTGCCACCACCACCCTCAAGAGTGCCAACGATCAGTCAGAGCATCCAGAGGTAACCACCATCCCTGTGGTGATCCGCTTAGGGGGTGTACCCGAAGGTGAAACAGCCACCCTGCACGCCGATGACACTGTATGGGACATCTTTATCACCCCACAGACCGCTTACACCGACTACTCCTTTGATATAGCCAGAGTAATCGCTGCGTGGGAAAAGGGTACAGGTAAGACGATGAAGGTGCTCTCCTACATTCAGATACTTTTCACCACTCAAGGAGGGGCTGCTGTGGGCTATCTTGGGGATTACTACGTGCAGTCGGCTAAGTTTGGGGAGATAGGCTACCTGCCTTTCGATACCGCTAAGAGCTTTACCATCACCGACAACACTGGCGTTACCAAGTACACCTACACTTACGACAAAGAAGGTACCTATGAGGCGGTAGTTGTAGGCAGTAGCAGCGGCTTCAAGCACTACTCTGGCAGCGGCTATAAGAAGGATATCGACAAGATCAGTGGTGATGAATACCACTACAATACACAGTACCGAACCATCAAAATAACAGTATCCAAATAA
- a CDS encoding hybrid sensor histidine kinase/response regulator transcription factor has product MTYKQAITNLITFLCILITNAQEGLLFHHITRSEGLLHDNATCVAQDSLGFIWLGTHRGINRFDGYRLDAYKYEKDPINSVYYNRVQSICPTDRYLWIATAVGVACFDVKSKQYIDFTLEDSQNKDFYTQVKHITKGANGELWLLSDRQLRRVKVSRKDNRPTLKALPIGKDYKLTTEFSNPQLAVSEKGDVWISGATQLIAYHYTQGNNLQPITISSAPDGAGVVAMHYAQGCLWVLYHNHLAKYRLDANGYTLLSERSFDSHKELLSLCFTDNYVWVCNEERIFQLSKELQLVREHSHSPSNPRSIQSHINSIYVDRSNNLWVTAWSDGVAYAAIGEPFFKTVRIKAQSNIGSEFVSTMHYDLDGYVYIGNKFGGIVRFNTYNHTLEEHYCDLPELTTNITSIQSDTQHLYVSAREFVYVIDKQSHKLISSFQPQSKDYIFDLKLDAYHRLWITTYSGLECFERRAGIWQHLYTFTDQSPEPYRLSTILLHKIYADLKNNELVVTSAKGINRILLHPDGSVRRVLTYLADEHNPHSLSSNYLWAIDKDKDTYWIGTMGSGLNRLTFHDRPNEQPSYTAEHYGVAQGASSNDIESVQVDRFGNVWCGGFYLSYFSHRLQRFASFDTSDGLQGHSFGTASSCKDAMGNLYFGGNHGFNYFYPTEHIPQPKLSHVYFTRYTNGGKVIASDIEHQGSLSIAYPNNDLTLYFSTLTYKEQQHIRYRYKLEGYDTDWQYLEQGKDPSAAYQRIPYGHYRFVVQAGDWNRWSATYTTLGIYSAPPFWLSWWAYLLYGLLTIGLLYLAVRYFIRWTQMKHTIAAQAEKERHKEELMQMKMQFFTDVSHEFRTPLTLMGHAIDELSDDLSDNSHIHTLRRNTAKLSNMVNELLEIHRMDIYTPELKASYCNVSAYVRAIYNEFEQWAATVPITMELTTPEEDITMWIDQKYFGKLLSNILSNSIRYSHPHSTIRLSISTGDLSEVMPLYKNSFSNTTRSIAGRQLIVKVADEGVGLEKSALPEIFERFHRVGNSQQKRQGSGIGLSLVKSLIEAHCGSICISSKVGVGTEFIFTIPLSDTYLTDKQRITESTFVLKDYLSDYAPEYEHTPEEEPLTTEQDDKPTLLLVDDNHEVLMILRSLFMRQYNCILASDGVEALEKCSQHFPSLIISDVMMPKMDGFELCATLKKNLQTCYIPIILLTAKAQIEDEIAGTELGADAYMTKPFDAKLLKLKVRNLLRGNKPLSEAENTRQQAIDHRQRELLAKFITLIEGNLSNPHFSVDNLCLELGMNRTKLYQFVKATTGLTLANYIRKIRLDKAAEWLRTTDMLISEVCYKVGIDSPSYFTRAFKEQFGVSPSEYIRK; this is encoded by the coding sequence ATGACTTACAAACAAGCCATAACAAACCTCATAACATTCTTGTGCATATTGATCACCAATGCACAAGAGGGTTTGCTGTTCCATCATATTACCCGCAGTGAAGGTTTATTGCACGACAATGCTACTTGTGTGGCTCAAGACTCCCTTGGCTTTATATGGCTCGGTACCCATCGTGGTATCAATCGCTTTGATGGTTACCGCCTCGATGCTTATAAGTACGAGAAAGACCCCATCAACTCGGTATATTACAACCGTGTGCAAAGTATATGCCCTACCGATCGCTACTTATGGATCGCTACCGCAGTAGGGGTTGCCTGCTTTGATGTAAAGAGTAAGCAGTATATAGACTTCACCCTCGAAGATAGCCAGAACAAGGACTTCTATACCCAAGTAAAGCATATCACTAAGGGCGCAAATGGTGAGCTATGGTTACTTAGCGACCGACAGCTACGCCGTGTAAAAGTCAGCAGGAAGGACAACCGACCAACGCTAAAGGCACTGCCTATCGGCAAAGATTATAAGCTCACCACAGAGTTTTCCAATCCACAGTTGGCAGTAAGTGAAAAGGGAGATGTATGGATTTCAGGAGCAACACAGCTTATCGCATATCATTACACCCAAGGGAATAATTTGCAACCTATCACCATATCCTCAGCCCCCGATGGCGCTGGGGTGGTAGCAATGCACTATGCTCAGGGTTGCCTCTGGGTGCTTTATCACAACCACCTTGCCAAGTATCGCCTTGATGCTAATGGCTATACGCTCCTCTCAGAGCGCAGTTTCGACAGCCATAAAGAGTTGTTATCGCTGTGCTTTACCGATAATTATGTATGGGTATGCAATGAGGAACGCATCTTCCAGCTTTCTAAGGAACTGCAATTGGTAAGGGAGCACAGCCACTCACCTTCTAATCCACGTTCTATCCAGAGCCATATCAATAGCATTTATGTAGATCGGAGCAACAACCTATGGGTAACGGCGTGGTCTGATGGGGTAGCTTATGCAGCCATTGGGGAGCCTTTCTTCAAGACTGTACGTATTAAAGCACAAAGTAATATAGGCTCGGAGTTCGTCAGTACGATGCACTATGACCTCGATGGCTATGTGTATATAGGTAATAAGTTCGGTGGTATCGTACGCTTCAATACCTATAACCATACCTTGGAGGAGCACTATTGCGATCTCCCAGAGCTTACTACCAACATCACCAGTATACAGAGTGATACCCAGCACCTTTACGTATCAGCACGCGAGTTCGTTTACGTTATCGATAAGCAATCGCACAAGCTCATTAGCAGCTTCCAACCACAGAGTAAGGACTATATTTTTGACCTTAAGCTCGATGCTTATCATCGCCTATGGATTACTACTTACTCAGGCTTGGAGTGCTTTGAGAGACGTGCAGGTATTTGGCAACATCTTTACACCTTCACCGACCAAAGCCCCGAGCCCTACCGCCTATCAACTATCCTACTGCACAAGATATACGCCGACCTTAAGAATAACGAGCTGGTGGTTACCTCTGCCAAGGGTATTAATCGCATATTGCTACATCCCGATGGTAGTGTGCGCCGTGTGCTGACCTATTTAGCTGACGAGCACAACCCTCATAGCCTAAGCAGTAACTATCTTTGGGCGATCGATAAGGATAAGGATACATATTGGATAGGCACGATGGGCAGCGGGCTGAATCGCCTTACCTTCCACGACCGTCCTAATGAGCAACCTTCCTACACGGCTGAGCACTATGGTGTGGCGCAAGGAGCCTCCTCCAATGATATTGAGAGCGTGCAGGTCGATCGCTTTGGCAATGTGTGGTGTGGTGGTTTCTATCTCAGTTACTTTAGTCATCGCCTCCAGCGGTTCGCCTCCTTCGACACCAGCGATGGCTTGCAAGGGCATAGCTTCGGTACTGCATCATCCTGCAAGGATGCTATGGGCAACCTATACTTCGGCGGGAACCACGGTTTTAACTACTTCTACCCTACTGAGCATATCCCACAGCCTAAGCTATCGCACGTCTATTTCACCCGATATACTAACGGCGGCAAGGTGATAGCCTCTGATATAGAACATCAAGGGAGCTTATCAATAGCCTACCCCAATAACGACCTTACCCTCTATTTTAGCACCCTAACCTACAAGGAGCAGCAACACATCCGCTATCGTTACAAATTAGAGGGTTATGACACTGATTGGCAATACCTCGAGCAAGGCAAAGACCCCTCAGCAGCCTATCAACGCATCCCTTATGGTCATTATCGATTTGTAGTGCAGGCTGGCGATTGGAACCGTTGGAGCGCTACTTACACCACACTGGGTATCTACTCAGCACCTCCGTTCTGGTTGAGCTGGTGGGCATACCTGCTTTACGGCTTGCTCACAATAGGTTTGCTATACCTTGCCGTTCGCTATTTCATACGTTGGACACAGATGAAACATACCATCGCAGCCCAAGCCGAAAAGGAGCGACATAAGGAGGAACTAATGCAGATGAAGATGCAGTTCTTCACCGACGTCTCGCACGAGTTCCGCACCCCCCTCACACTGATGGGTCACGCCATTGATGAGCTATCTGACGACCTCTCCGATAATAGTCATATCCATACCCTCAGGCGCAACACGGCTAAGCTGAGCAATATGGTCAATGAGCTACTTGAGATCCATCGGATGGACATCTATACCCCTGAGCTTAAAGCGAGCTATTGCAATGTAAGTGCATACGTCCGCGCGATCTACAATGAGTTTGAGCAATGGGCTGCCACGGTACCTATCACTATGGAACTTACCACCCCAGAGGAAGATATCACAATGTGGATAGACCAGAAATACTTCGGCAAGCTACTCTCTAACATCCTCTCCAACAGTATCCGCTACTCTCACCCCCATAGCACCATACGCCTCTCGATAAGCACAGGCGACCTCTCAGAGGTGATGCCCTTGTATAAGAACAGTTTTAGCAATACCACAAGGTCCATTGCAGGCAGGCAATTGATCGTAAAGGTAGCCGATGAGGGTGTCGGCTTGGAGAAGAGTGCCCTTCCAGAGATATTCGAGCGTTTTCACCGCGTAGGCAATAGCCAGCAGAAGCGACAGGGTTCGGGTATAGGGCTCTCACTTGTCAAGTCGCTTATAGAGGCACATTGTGGTAGTATCTGCATCAGCAGTAAGGTAGGGGTAGGCACTGAGTTTATCTTTACCATCCCTTTGAGTGATACTTACCTAACGGATAAGCAGCGAATCACAGAGAGCACCTTTGTGCTTAAGGACTACCTCTCTGATTATGCCCCCGAGTATGAGCACACCCCAGAGGAAGAACCCCTTACCACAGAGCAGGACGACAAGCCTACACTACTGCTGGTAGATGACAACCACGAGGTGCTGATGATACTGCGCAGCCTCTTTATGAGGCAGTACAACTGCATACTCGCCTCCGATGGGGTGGAAGCCTTGGAGAAATGTAGTCAGCACTTCCCTTCGCTGATCATCTCCGATGTGATGATGCCTAAGATGGACGGCTTTGAGCTATGTGCCACCCTGAAAAAGAACCTGCAAACCTGCTATATCCCTATAATACTCCTTACCGCCAAGGCTCAGATAGAGGATGAGATAGCAGGCACGGAGTTAGGGGCAGACGCCTATATGACCAAGCCCTTCGATGCCAAGCTGCTAAAGCTAAAGGTACGCAATCTCCTCAGAGGCAACAAGCCGCTGAGTGAAGCCGAGAACACTCGTCAGCAAGCCATCGACCATCGCCAGAGGGAGCTATTAGCTAAGTTTATCACACTTATCGAGGGCAACCTATCCAATCCTCACTTCTCTGTGGATAACCTCTGCTTAGAGTTAGGGATGAACCGCACCAAGCTCTACCAATTCGTAAAGGCTACCACAGGGCTTACCTTAGCCAACTACATACGTAAGATACGCTTGGATAAGGCTGCCGAGTGGCTACGCACTACCGATATGCTCATCAGCGAAGTCTGCTATAAGGTAGGCATCGATAGCCCATCGTATTTCACGCGGGCTTTCAAGGAGCAGTTTGGGGTCTCACCCTCTGAATATATACGTAAATAA